In the genome of Shewanella glacialimarina, one region contains:
- the glyA gene encoding serine hydroxymethyltransferase, translated as MLKKAMNIADYDPELFKAIEDETCRQEEHIELIASENYTSPRVMEAQGSQLTNKYAEGYPGKRYYGGCEYVDVVETLAIERAKELFGATYANVQPHSGSQANSAVFMALLKPGDTVLGMNLAHGGHLTHGSPVNFSGKLYNIIPYGIDESGKIDYDEMERLAVEHKPKMMIGGFSAYSGIVDWARMREIADKIGAYFFVDMAHVAGLIAAGVYPTPVPHAHVVTSTTHKTLAGPRGGIIISAANDEDLYKKLNSAVFPGGQGGPLMHVIAGKAVAFKEALEPEFKVYQQQVVKNAKAMVEVFLARGYKIVSGGTENHLMLVDLIGRDLTGKEADAALGSANITVNKNSVPDDPRSPFVTSGVRIGTPAITRRGFKEAEAKQLTGWICDILDDAQNQTVIDSVKGQVLALCAKFPVYG; from the coding sequence ATGCTTAAGAAAGCGATGAATATAGCGGATTACGATCCAGAACTATTTAAAGCCATTGAAGATGAAACTTGTCGCCAAGAAGAGCACATCGAGTTAATAGCATCTGAAAACTATACCAGTCCACGTGTTATGGAAGCTCAAGGTTCACAGTTAACCAATAAGTATGCTGAAGGCTATCCAGGTAAGCGTTACTACGGTGGTTGTGAGTATGTTGATGTTGTTGAAACCTTAGCCATTGAACGTGCTAAAGAGTTATTTGGCGCAACTTACGCCAACGTACAACCGCATTCAGGTTCACAAGCAAACAGTGCAGTATTTATGGCATTGTTAAAGCCAGGCGACACTGTACTTGGTATGAATTTAGCTCACGGCGGTCATTTAACCCACGGTTCACCAGTTAACTTTTCTGGTAAATTATATAACATCATTCCTTATGGTATCGATGAGTCGGGCAAAATTGATTATGACGAAATGGAACGTTTAGCGGTAGAACATAAACCTAAGATGATGATTGGTGGTTTCTCTGCTTATTCTGGTATTGTTGACTGGGCCAGAATGCGTGAAATAGCGGATAAAATTGGCGCATACTTTTTTGTGGATATGGCGCACGTTGCGGGCCTTATTGCTGCAGGTGTTTATCCAACTCCAGTACCTCATGCACATGTTGTTACTTCTACAACGCATAAAACATTAGCTGGCCCACGTGGCGGTATCATTATTTCTGCAGCTAATGATGAAGACTTATACAAAAAATTAAACTCTGCAGTGTTTCCTGGTGGCCAAGGCGGCCCATTAATGCATGTTATTGCTGGTAAAGCGGTTGCGTTTAAAGAAGCACTAGAGCCTGAGTTTAAAGTTTACCAACAACAAGTTGTTAAAAATGCTAAAGCAATGGTTGAAGTATTTTTAGCGCGCGGATACAAAATTGTTTCTGGCGGTACTGAAAACCACTTAATGCTTGTTGATTTAATCGGTCGCGACTTAACCGGTAAAGAAGCTGATGCAGCGTTAGGTAGTGCCAATATCACGGTTAATAAAAACTCAGTACCTGATGATCCACGTTCACCATTTGTAACTTCAGGTGTTCGTATTGGTACCCCAGCTATTACTCGCCGTGGCTTTAAAGAAGCTGAAGCGAAGCAATTAACGGGTTGGATTTGTGACATTTTAGATGACGCACAAAACCAAACTGTGATTGATAGCGTAAAAGGTCAAGTGTTGGCCTTATGCGCTAAGTTCCCTGTTTACGGATAA
- the ribD gene encoding bifunctional diaminohydroxyphosphoribosylaminopyrimidine deaminase/5-amino-6-(5-phosphoribosylamino)uracil reductase RibD, which yields MTSFSVFDTQMMGRAIQLARKGLYTTRPNPSVGCVLVQDSIIIGEGYHQVAGQGHAEVNALADAAKQGYSTVGATAYVTLEPCSHYGRTPPCALGLINAQVARVVIAVKDANPQVADNGIAMLQDAGIQVEVGLLAAEALTLNLGFMKRMKTGLPWVTVKVAASLDGKTALSNGVSKWITGPAARQDVQRMRARHCALITGVETIIADDPSLNVRYEELGSLKSSLSPTSLQQPLRVVLDSQARLTADFMLFSIETPILLVSTCGYSNAVQALFPNHVSLLQVKANSAGRVCLDTLLKYLGESCNSVMIEAGATLSGSFVEHNLVDELVLYQAPKLLGSEGRNMLTLTDYQSMDQIPKIVLKDQRNVGQDTRFVFGLS from the coding sequence ATGACTAGCTTTAGTGTATTTGATACCCAAATGATGGGTCGTGCGATCCAGCTGGCGCGAAAAGGTCTTTATACTACGCGCCCCAATCCATCTGTTGGCTGCGTACTTGTCCAAGACTCAATTATTATTGGTGAAGGTTATCATCAAGTTGCGGGTCAAGGACATGCAGAGGTCAATGCATTGGCTGATGCCGCTAAACAAGGATATTCTACCGTTGGCGCTACAGCCTATGTGACTTTAGAGCCTTGTAGTCATTATGGACGTACTCCGCCCTGCGCCTTAGGGTTAATTAATGCCCAGGTTGCTAGAGTCGTTATTGCAGTGAAAGACGCTAACCCTCAAGTAGCCGATAACGGTATTGCCATGTTGCAAGATGCAGGTATTCAAGTTGAGGTTGGTTTATTAGCCGCTGAAGCTTTGACGTTAAACCTAGGGTTTATGAAGCGGATGAAAACCGGTTTGCCATGGGTTACGGTGAAAGTTGCCGCTAGTTTAGATGGCAAAACTGCCTTGTCTAATGGTGTTTCTAAATGGATTACCGGTCCCGCAGCAAGACAAGATGTGCAACGAATGCGTGCCCGCCATTGCGCGTTAATCACGGGCGTTGAAACTATTATTGCAGATGATCCTAGCTTAAATGTGCGTTATGAAGAACTTGGCAGCTTGAAAAGTTCTCTTTCACCCACATCTCTACAGCAGCCATTAAGAGTCGTGTTAGATTCCCAAGCCCGATTAACCGCAGATTTTATGCTATTCAGTATTGAAACACCGATTCTATTAGTTTCAACCTGTGGCTACTCTAATGCTGTACAAGCACTTTTTCCTAACCATGTTAGTTTGCTGCAGGTAAAAGCAAATAGTGCAGGGCGTGTGTGTCTTGATACCTTATTGAAATATTTGGGTGAAAGTTGTAACTCAGTGATGATTGAAGCAGGGGCAACACTTTCAGGCAGTTTTGTTGAACATAATCTGGTCGATGAGCTTGTTTTGTACCAAGCACCAAAACTGTTGGGCAGTGAAGGGCGCAACATGCTGACCTTAACTGATTATCAATCAATGGATCAAATACCCAAAATAGTATTAAAAGATCAACGAAATGTCGGCCAAGACACACGATTTGTATTTGGTTTAAGCTAA
- the nrdR gene encoding transcriptional regulator NrdR, giving the protein MHCPFCSATDTKVIDSRLVADGHQVRRRRECTECHERFTTFEGAELVMPRVIKRDGSRQPFDEEKLRGGMLRAVEKRPVSMDEIEQAITKIKSTLRATGEREIDSEMIGNLMMDQLMSLDKVAYIRFASVYRAFEDVSQFGEAIAKLQK; this is encoded by the coding sequence ATGCATTGTCCTTTTTGTAGCGCGACTGATACTAAAGTTATCGATTCACGTTTAGTGGCAGATGGCCACCAAGTTCGCCGTCGCCGTGAATGCACTGAATGCCATGAACGTTTTACAACCTTTGAAGGTGCAGAGCTAGTCATGCCTAGGGTGATAAAACGTGATGGCAGCCGCCAACCTTTTGATGAAGAAAAACTTCGTGGTGGTATGTTGCGCGCGGTTGAAAAACGTCCAGTATCTATGGATGAAATCGAACAAGCAATTACTAAAATTAAGTCCACATTACGCGCGACAGGTGAGCGTGAAATTGATTCTGAGATGATAGGTAATTTAATGATGGATCAATTAATGAGCCTAGATAAAGTCGCTTATATTCGATTTGCCTCTGTTTATCGTGCTTTTGAAGATGTGTCACAATTTGGCGAAGCGATTGCTAAATTGCAAAAATAA